In Actinoplanes octamycinicus, the genomic window TATCCTTCGCCACCGGAAGCGGTGGAGGAGCGGTCCTGAGCGAACCACCGGAGCTGTTCCACGTCAGCGATCAAGGACCGTTCGCTGCCCTGGGCCTGGTCATGACCGGATCCGGCCTGGTCCGCCTGTGGGGTTTCACCGCGTAGCCGCCGCGAGGGCGGCCGCGGTGCCGTCCAGGAGCGCGGTCAAACCGTGCTCGAAAGCCTCGTCGGCGTTCGCCCCGGTCTCGCGCAGGGCCACCACCAACGTCGCGTCCGGGTCGTCCAGCAGCGCGCCGAGGGCGGCGAGCGGATCCGCAGGCGGCTCGGCGGGCTCCGGCCGTGGTGACTGCTGCTGCAGCACGCTCCCGTTGATGTAGTGCGTGATCGCGGTGATCGTCCGCAGCGCCAGGGCGGGGCTGAACCCGTGCTCGACCATCGCGGCCAGCTCCTGGTCGAGACGGCGCAGCGTCTCCGGGCCGAGCCGGGCGTTCGCGACGATCCGGGCGCCGTCCCGATGGGCGAGCAGGGCGGCCCGGTAGGCGCGGGCCCGGCGCCGCAGCCAGGCCCGCCAGCCTTCCCCGGGCCGGGGCGGGCCCATGCCCGCGGACAGGACGATCGCGTCCGCGACGCCGTCCAGCAATTCCTGTTTGGTACGCACGTGCCAGTACAGCGCCGGTGACTGCACGCCCAGCTCGGCGGCGAGCCGGCGCACCGTCAGGCCGTCCAGCCCGACCTCGGTGAGCAGGCGGCGAGCCGCGTCGATCAGCACCGGCCGGCTGAGGCCGCCGCTCCGGCCACGTGTCTCCATGCATTGACACCTTAGCGGCGCTAAGGACACACTGGTCTCCTTAGCGGTGCTAAGGGAGGCGTGATGACGACGGTCACCGAGGGCGCCGGCCCGCCGATCCTGATCCTGCACGCGGGGATGAACGACGAGACGGCCTGGCGACGGGTCGCTGCCCGCCTGACGGCACGGTTCCTTGTCGTGCGCGTGAGGCGCCGCCGCTATCGGATGGACCTGGACCCGCCGCCGGGCCTGGCCGCGGAGACGGCCGACGCGGTGGCCGTCGCGCGGACGCTCGGCCGGCCGGCGCTCCTGGTCGGACACTCGTCCGGCGCAGTGGTGGCGCTGGAGGCCCTGCTGGCCGGGCCGGACGCCTTCGCCGGCGCGATCCTCTACGAGCCGCCCGTGGTCGTCGGCGCGCCGCTCGGTGGCGACGCCACCGTCCGGGCCCG contains:
- a CDS encoding TetR/AcrR family transcriptional regulator C-terminal domain-containing protein: METRGRSGGLSRPVLIDAARRLLTEVGLDGLTVRRLAAELGVQSPALYWHVRTKQELLDGVADAIVLSAGMGPPRPGEGWRAWLRRRARAYRAALLAHRDGARIVANARLGPETLRRLDQELAAMVEHGFSPALALRTITAITHYINGSVLQQQSPRPEPAEPPADPLAALGALLDDPDATLVVALRETGANADEAFEHGLTALLDGTAAALAAATR